From the genome of Geobacter sp. SVR, one region includes:
- a CDS encoding protoglobin domain-containing protein, which translates to MITMQELKDHYRFSDDDAELLRSLQPLAAQHQDRFTEEFYDYLYGLPETAAILNVSNRTRLREMHTRWFMSLFCGTYDNHYLNHLTRIGYAHVKIGLNAHFVNAAMNQIRHFLLNLIDSNYSDREQRRILREATERMLDMNLDVMTASYREEELKKVFVSRKVESVLIKLTERFTYGLNLVLVLALAGVSISVVCLFVWDIVHIFRGDIEKAILSALGELLILWMMIELMDNEIKNLKGGKFNILVFIGVIIVAMIREILISTLRHDDLTTQAFLAGTLLILGVVYYLVSRSQKELGKT; encoded by the coding sequence ATGATCACAATGCAGGAGCTGAAGGACCACTACCGGTTCAGCGATGATGACGCCGAACTGCTCAGGTCGCTTCAACCGCTGGCTGCACAGCACCAGGATCGCTTTACCGAGGAGTTTTACGACTATCTGTACGGCCTGCCCGAAACCGCAGCCATCCTGAATGTCAGCAATCGCACGCGCCTGCGCGAGATGCACACGCGCTGGTTCATGTCGCTTTTCTGCGGCACCTACGACAATCATTACCTGAACCACCTGACCCGTATCGGTTATGCCCATGTCAAGATCGGGCTCAACGCGCATTTCGTGAATGCCGCCATGAACCAGATACGTCACTTCCTGCTCAACCTGATCGACAGCAACTATTCGGACCGGGAGCAGCGCCGGATTCTACGTGAAGCCACCGAGCGGATGCTCGACATGAATCTGGACGTCATGACCGCCTCCTACCGCGAGGAGGAGCTGAAGAAGGTCTTCGTGTCACGCAAGGTCGAATCGGTCCTGATCAAGCTGACCGAGCGGTTTACCTACGGCCTGAACCTGGTGCTGGTGCTGGCCCTGGCCGGCGTTTCGATTTCGGTGGTCTGCCTGTTCGTCTGGGACATCGTGCACATCTTCCGTGGGGATATCGAAAAAGCCATTCTCAGTGCCCTGGGCGAGTTGCTGATCCTGTGGATGATGATCGAGCTGATGGACAACGAGATCAAGAATCTCAAGGGGGGCAAGTTCAATATTCTGGTCTTCATCGGCGTGATCATCGTGGCCATGATCCGTGAAATTCTCATTTCCACGCTGCGCCATGATGACCTGACCACCCAGGCCTTCCTGGCCGGCACGCTTTTGATCCTGGGGGTCGTCTATTACCTGGTATCGCGCTCACAGAAGGAGCTGGGCAAGACGTGA
- the hypF gene encoding carbamoyltransferase HypF — translation MAGRPDSGVVTRRRFAIGGIVQGVGFRPFVYRLARDLSLTGWVRNTTAGVELEVQGKDAALAAFERSLREETPPLAVIASLAAEEVAPCEETGFRILGSAGGASTIQVAPDSNLCSDCLRELFDPADRRYRYPFITCTNCGPRYSIITGIPYDRPKTTMAGFPMCPACLEEYHDPDNRRFHAQPVACPACGPQVRLQGSPHASASQPGQSGRGENAVGSAVELLENGLILAIKGIGGYHLAVNACDHSAVQRLRERKKRDEKPFAVMAADLAAAQRLALLNETERRLLTAPESPIVIARKTRDCPVSPLVAPNNGWLGLMLPYTPLHHLLMRGNFEALVMTSANVSDEPIAFEDDDALERLGGIADCFLVHDRPIHIRSDDSVIRVFQGSPLFYRRARGYAPRTVRLPFETPPLLGVGAELKNAICLSNGREAFLSQHIGDLQNSSTYDSFRRIIGHLAGLLEITPRAIACDQHPDYLSSLYATESGLPVTAVQHHHAHMAACMAENGLKGEAIGVVFDGTGYGSDGTIWGGEFLVGGYDGFRRAGHFRTVPLPGGDAAVREPWRMAAAYLHQIMGTDAFALDLPAIARQGELEKEMLAAMLEKGINSPPSSSCGRLFDAVAALLGLRHTVSYDGQAAIELEALAEAAEDDGVYPYRIGEAPSGSSAGAVIASGIELDFSPMFLKILSDLADTVPAAVIARRFHGTVAHAGTETCLRIAASTGLERIVLSGGVFQNRILSDLMYSGLVARGMQVYTHRLVPPNDGGIALGQVAIAGRRN, via the coding sequence TTGGCTGGCCGCCCAGACAGCGGCGTTGTAACGCGCCGGCGGTTCGCCATCGGCGGCATCGTTCAGGGGGTCGGTTTTCGCCCTTTTGTCTATCGTCTTGCCCGCGATCTGTCCCTGACCGGCTGGGTGCGCAACACCACGGCGGGGGTGGAGTTGGAGGTACAGGGCAAAGATGCCGCGCTGGCCGCATTTGAACGGTCACTGCGGGAGGAGACGCCCCCCCTGGCGGTAATCGCTTCCCTGGCTGCCGAAGAGGTGGCTCCCTGCGAAGAAACCGGCTTCAGGATCCTGGGCAGCGCAGGGGGGGCCAGCACAATTCAGGTGGCGCCCGATTCGAACCTGTGCAGCGACTGCCTGAGGGAGCTGTTCGATCCGGCAGACCGGCGCTACCGCTATCCCTTCATCACCTGCACCAATTGCGGCCCGCGCTACAGCATCATCACCGGTATTCCCTACGACCGGCCCAAGACCACCATGGCCGGCTTTCCGATGTGTCCCGCCTGCCTGGAGGAATACCACGACCCGGACAATCGCCGTTTCCATGCCCAACCGGTGGCCTGCCCGGCCTGCGGACCACAGGTGCGTCTTCAGGGTTCCCCCCATGCTTCCGCTTCGCAGCCGGGGCAATCCGGAAGGGGTGAAAACGCCGTCGGCAGTGCCGTGGAGCTGCTTGAGAACGGCCTGATACTGGCGATCAAGGGTATCGGCGGCTACCATCTGGCAGTGAATGCCTGCGACCATTCGGCGGTACAGCGCCTGCGGGAACGGAAAAAACGGGACGAAAAACCGTTCGCCGTCATGGCGGCCGATCTTGCTGCGGCCCAGCGGCTGGCTTTGCTGAACGAGACGGAGAGACGGTTGCTGACTGCGCCGGAGAGCCCGATCGTCATCGCCCGCAAAACCCGCGACTGTCCGGTTTCACCGCTGGTAGCACCGAACAACGGCTGGCTGGGGCTGATGCTCCCCTATACCCCCCTGCACCACCTGCTGATGCGGGGAAACTTCGAAGCGCTGGTGATGACCAGTGCCAACGTGTCAGACGAGCCGATTGCCTTCGAAGACGATGATGCCCTTGAACGCCTGGGAGGCATTGCCGACTGCTTTCTCGTCCACGACCGCCCCATCCACATACGCAGTGACGACTCCGTCATCCGCGTTTTTCAAGGCAGCCCGCTTTTCTACCGCCGCGCCCGGGGCTATGCACCGCGAACCGTACGACTCCCTTTCGAGACGCCGCCGCTCCTGGGAGTAGGCGCGGAGCTGAAAAATGCCATCTGCCTGTCCAACGGACGCGAGGCATTTCTGAGCCAGCATATCGGTGATCTGCAGAACAGCTCCACCTATGACTCGTTTCGCCGAATCATCGGCCACCTGGCGGGTCTGCTCGAAATCACACCCCGAGCAATAGCCTGCGACCAACATCCGGACTATCTCTCGTCCCTGTACGCAACGGAATCGGGACTGCCCGTGACCGCAGTGCAGCATCACCACGCCCATATGGCAGCCTGCATGGCAGAAAACGGCCTGAAGGGGGAGGCGATCGGAGTCGTCTTCGACGGCACCGGCTACGGCAGCGACGGCACCATCTGGGGTGGGGAATTTCTGGTGGGGGGATATGACGGTTTCCGTCGGGCCGGGCATTTCCGCACGGTTCCCCTGCCCGGAGGCGATGCTGCAGTACGCGAACCGTGGCGTATGGCAGCAGCCTATCTGCACCAGATCATGGGTACGGATGCATTTGCCCTCGATCTTCCAGCCATTGCCCGTCAGGGAGAGTTGGAGAAGGAAATGCTGGCAGCCATGCTGGAAAAAGGCATCAACAGTCCTCCCAGCTCCAGTTGCGGGCGACTGTTCGATGCAGTGGCAGCGTTGCTGGGCCTGAGGCATACCGTGTCCTATGACGGCCAGGCGGCCATCGAGTTGGAGGCGCTGGCCGAAGCGGCCGAAGATGACGGAGTCTACCCCTACAGGATTGGAGAGGCACCATCCGGCAGTTCCGCAGGAGCCGTCATCGCTTCAGGGATCGAACTGGATTTCAGCCCCATGTTCCTCAAAATCCTGTCCGATCTCGCCGACACGGTCCCCGCTGCAGTCATCGCCCGCCGCTTTCACGGGACGGTTGCCCACGCGGGTACCGAAACATGCCTCCGTATCGCGGCCAGCACCGGCCTGGAACGTATCGTACTTTCGGGTGGCGTTTTTCAGAATCGTATTTTGAGCGACTTGATGTATAGTGGCTTGGTTGCACGAGGTATGCAGGTATACACCCATCGCCTGGTCCCCCCCAATGATGGCGGCATCGCCCTGGGGCAGGTCGCGATAGCAGGAAGGAGAAATTGA
- the hypD gene encoding hydrogenase formation protein HypD produces the protein MNYQDDFRDSRLVAIMAENIAGMAAQLPGPVSFMEVCGTHTMSIYQYGIRSLLPDNVRLISGPGCPVCVTPIGYVDKAVACASDSNNIVATFGDMLRVPGSRSSLMEARAQGADVRVVYSPLDAVALAKAHLDRRVVFLGVGFETTAPAIAASILDAARQGLSNYCVLASHKTVPLPMELLSCDPELGLSGYLCPAHVSTVIGGNAYRKLADTFGVPCVVTGFEPADVMQGIEMLLAQVLAGKSLVEIQYNRAVSWEGNAKAQRILDLVFEPCDAVWRGLGLLPGSGLAIRPELSAFDAEKVLTIVAGEEVENSACRCGEVLKGKLAPFDCPLFATACTPESPVGACMVSSEGTCAAAYKYGR, from the coding sequence ATGAACTATCAGGACGATTTTCGTGACAGCCGCCTGGTCGCCATCATGGCGGAAAACATCGCAGGCATGGCTGCCCAGTTGCCCGGGCCGGTCAGTTTCATGGAGGTGTGCGGCACGCACACCATGTCCATCTACCAGTACGGCATCCGCTCGCTCCTGCCGGACAATGTGCGGCTCATATCGGGCCCCGGCTGCCCGGTGTGCGTCACTCCCATCGGATATGTCGACAAGGCCGTGGCCTGCGCATCTGACAGCAACAACATCGTGGCGACTTTCGGCGACATGCTGCGGGTGCCCGGCAGCCGTTCGTCCCTGATGGAGGCCCGCGCCCAAGGAGCCGACGTGCGGGTGGTCTACTCCCCCCTGGATGCGGTTGCCCTGGCCAAGGCCCATCTCGACCGACGGGTCGTCTTTCTGGGAGTCGGATTCGAAACAACAGCACCGGCCATCGCTGCCAGCATTCTGGATGCGGCCCGGCAGGGATTATCCAATTATTGCGTACTGGCTTCCCACAAAACCGTTCCGCTGCCGATGGAACTGCTCTCCTGCGATCCGGAGCTGGGACTTTCCGGTTACCTTTGTCCCGCCCATGTCAGTACCGTGATCGGCGGCAACGCCTACAGGAAATTGGCGGATACCTTCGGCGTCCCCTGCGTGGTAACCGGTTTCGAGCCGGCCGATGTGATGCAGGGTATCGAGATGCTGCTGGCCCAGGTACTGGCAGGCAAGAGCCTGGTCGAAATCCAGTACAACCGCGCGGTGAGCTGGGAGGGAAATGCGAAGGCGCAACGTATTCTCGATCTGGTTTTCGAGCCGTGCGATGCCGTCTGGAGGGGGCTGGGGCTGCTGCCGGGCAGCGGGCTGGCGATCCGGCCGGAGCTGTCGGCCTTTGATGCCGAAAAGGTGCTGACGATTGTGGCCGGCGAAGAGGTGGAAAACTCCGCCTGCCGTTGCGGCGAGGTACTGAAAGGCAAGCTGGCTCCCTTCGACTGCCCGCTGTTTGCCACCGCCTGCACTCCCGAATCCCCGGTCGGTGCCTGCATGGTTTCCAGTGAGGGGACCTGCGCCGCAGCATACAAGTACGGGCGGTAA
- a CDS encoding HypC/HybG/HupF family hydrogenase formation chaperone produces MCLGVPMKVLTINGDDIIAEIDGVRKEASLALLEEKVAVGDYVIVHAGFAISRLNEEYALETLRLMREVFSPEDMQ; encoded by the coding sequence ATGTGTCTCGGTGTTCCCATGAAGGTGCTCACCATAAACGGCGACGACATCATCGCAGAAATCGACGGTGTCCGGAAGGAGGCCAGCCTGGCGCTGCTGGAAGAGAAGGTGGCGGTGGGGGACTATGTCATCGTCCATGCCGGTTTTGCCATCTCGCGCCTGAACGAGGAGTATGCCCTGGAAACCCTCAGGCTGATGAGAGAGGTCTTTTCCCCTGAGGATATGCAATGA
- a CDS encoding B12-binding domain-containing radical SAM protein (Presence of a B(12) (cobalamin)-binding domain implies dependence on cobalamin itself, in one of its several forms, or in some unusual lineages, dependence on a cobalamin-like analog.), with amino-acid sequence MKILFTYISGNSDRNDQFISLLPTGLCYLHSTLREAGYQSLLANFSGWSEAAVAEQLTALQPDIVGISQWTHNRHASLDLARLVRQLCPDCTIVLGGAHATFRHDRILEGETPVDIVVLGEGEATLLDLAGRMAAGKGWEDLAGIAFRKGGRLAVNPPQPVAADLDHIPFAALHLEDSVGVDQELQAEFIVTARGCPSACRFCSSPGFWGRRVAFRSPESVVDEIMYLRDKYGLIYFSLRDDTFTADRRRAIAICQLLIERKAYVVWNCQSRVNSLDEELVGWMKRAGCECIQLGIESGSPLMLELLGKSITTAQVERAAAAIKAAGINLSVYLIGDIPEEAEEDLTATIALMRRIRPDDGYVSPLAYYPGTRLFDDAVAARRVPDDIFENSPEPAIYAAAKTGLSSRRLLKAIAGAGHGGSPGRFARQKRLLGYCHATNVLAGEWYRQSGDAAAAEREFREICDREPDNPWGWYLLGELYAERGKGNPSRECFQRVLALVPKHAPSRAAVDGKR; translated from the coding sequence ATGAAAATACTGTTCACCTACATCTCCGGCAATTCCGATCGCAACGATCAATTCATCTCGCTGCTGCCGACCGGACTCTGCTATCTGCACTCCACGCTGCGGGAAGCGGGATACCAATCCCTTCTCGCCAATTTTTCCGGGTGGAGCGAGGCCGCCGTTGCCGAGCAACTGACCGCACTCCAGCCGGATATCGTCGGCATCTCGCAATGGACCCATAACCGGCATGCCTCGCTCGATCTGGCACGGCTTGTCCGGCAGCTCTGCCCGGACTGCACGATCGTGCTGGGCGGAGCCCATGCTACGTTTCGCCATGACCGGATACTGGAGGGGGAGACCCCGGTGGACATCGTCGTTCTCGGGGAAGGGGAGGCGACGCTGCTCGATCTTGCCGGCCGGATGGCAGCCGGAAAGGGATGGGAGGATCTTGCGGGAATCGCCTTCCGCAAAGGCGGCCGTCTTGCGGTCAACCCGCCGCAGCCCGTAGCCGCCGATCTGGACCACATTCCCTTTGCGGCCTTGCACCTGGAAGATTCCGTTGGGGTCGATCAGGAGCTGCAGGCGGAATTTATCGTTACCGCCAGGGGATGCCCGTCGGCGTGCCGTTTCTGCAGTTCGCCCGGATTCTGGGGGCGTCGGGTAGCCTTCCGCTCGCCTGAAAGCGTCGTCGACGAAATCATGTATTTGCGCGACAAATATGGTCTGATCTATTTTTCCCTGCGCGATGACACCTTCACTGCGGATCGCAGGCGGGCCATCGCCATCTGCCAATTGCTGATCGAGCGCAAAGCGTATGTCGTATGGAATTGCCAGTCTCGGGTCAATTCGCTGGACGAAGAACTGGTGGGCTGGATGAAGCGGGCCGGGTGCGAGTGCATCCAGTTGGGCATCGAGTCAGGCTCGCCGCTGATGCTCGAACTGCTCGGAAAATCGATCACCACCGCTCAGGTGGAACGGGCTGCGGCGGCGATCAAGGCTGCCGGCATCAATCTGTCGGTCTATCTGATCGGCGATATCCCGGAGGAGGCCGAGGAAGACCTGACCGCCACCATTGCCCTGATGCGCCGCATTCGTCCTGACGACGGGTATGTCTCGCCCCTGGCCTATTATCCCGGTACGCGTCTGTTCGACGACGCGGTCGCGGCGCGACGGGTGCCGGACGACATATTCGAGAACAGCCCGGAACCGGCCATATATGCTGCTGCGAAAACGGGCCTGAGCTCTCGCCGGCTTCTCAAGGCGATTGCCGGTGCCGGACACGGTGGTAGTCCGGGGCGCTTTGCCCGCCAGAAACGCCTGCTGGGCTATTGCCATGCGACCAACGTGTTGGCAGGGGAATGGTATCGTCAGAGTGGGGATGCCGCGGCAGCCGAGCGCGAGTTCAGGGAAATCTGCGACCGTGAGCCGGACAATCCCTGGGGATGGTATCTGCTGGGGGAGCTGTATGCCGAGCGGGGAAAGGGGAATCCTTCACGGGAGTGTTTCCAGCGTGTGCTGGCCCTTGTGCCCAAGCATGCACCCTCGCGCGCGGCAGTCGACGGAAAACGGTAG
- the hypB gene encoding hydrogenase nickel incorporation protein HypB — protein MCTTCGCSPHHHHDHDHGHTHDHSHTHDGHGRHEHPAPAQRTTIAIEEDILAKNNRLAAFNRALFREKGIFVLNLVSSPGSGKTSLLERTLRDLSGTRRFAVIEGDQQTDNDAQRIAATGVPVRQINTGAGCHLDAHMIMHATEEFDLDNLDLLMVENVGNLVCPAAFDLGEHHKVVVLSVTEGEDKPLKYPQMFHNSTVLLLNKTDLLPHLDFDLEACREFARRVSPGITIFEVSARTGEGMEQWYNWLAAQTAAL, from the coding sequence ATGTGTACCACCTGCGGTTGCAGCCCCCATCACCATCATGACCATGATCATGGACATACCCATGACCATTCCCATACCCATGACGGCCATGGCCGGCATGAGCATCCCGCGCCGGCCCAGCGGACGACCATTGCCATAGAAGAGGACATCCTGGCGAAGAACAACCGTCTGGCCGCTTTCAACCGCGCCCTCTTCAGGGAGAAAGGGATCTTTGTCCTCAACCTGGTAAGCTCCCCCGGTTCCGGTAAAACGTCCCTGCTGGAACGGACGCTGCGCGATCTTTCCGGGACCCGCCGTTTCGCCGTCATCGAGGGCGACCAGCAGACCGACAACGATGCGCAGCGCATCGCCGCCACCGGTGTACCGGTCCGGCAGATCAATACCGGCGCTGGCTGTCATCTGGATGCCCACATGATCATGCATGCCACCGAAGAATTCGATCTCGACAACCTGGACCTGCTGATGGTCGAAAATGTCGGCAATTTGGTCTGTCCGGCCGCCTTTGACCTGGGAGAGCACCACAAGGTAGTGGTCCTGAGCGTTACCGAGGGAGAGGACAAGCCCCTCAAGTATCCCCAGATGTTTCACAATTCCACGGTCCTGCTGCTCAACAAGACCGACCTGCTGCCGCACCTGGACTTCGATCTGGAAGCCTGCCGGGAATTCGCCCGCCGCGTCAGCCCCGGCATCACGATCTTCGAAGTCTCGGCCAGAACCGGCGAAGGCATGGAACAGTGGTACAATTGGCTGGCCGCCCAGACAGCGGCGTTGTAA
- a CDS encoding NAD(P)-dependent alcohol dehydrogenase — MKRYVINGVFSIDGLVQEEADIPRPGCRQVLVRVRAASLNYRDVLMVTGAYSRNIPQPLIPFSDGAGEIVGVGEGVTRWKRGDRVIPTFFQNWLAGGITREAPASALGGARDGVLAEYALFEEEGLVELPTHLSFEEGATLPCAALTAWNCLYSGNLTCGNTVLVMGSGGVSCFALQFARSAGARVIATSGSDAKAERLKALGASDVINYHDPDWEKQVTALTAGEGVDIVVEVGGAGTLARSIRATRIGGHISLIGVLAGQQGEVNPLPAVMKGILIAGIYVGSREMFQAMNRSIVLHRLHPVIDRVFPFDEARDALRHLQSGSHMGKVVISIP, encoded by the coding sequence ATGAAACGCTACGTCATAAACGGTGTCTTTTCCATCGATGGGCTGGTGCAGGAAGAAGCGGACATTCCCCGTCCGGGCTGCCGGCAGGTGCTGGTGCGCGTGCGGGCAGCCTCGCTCAACTACCGTGATGTGCTGATGGTGACCGGCGCGTACTCCAGAAATATCCCGCAGCCCCTGATCCCTTTCTCTGACGGCGCCGGCGAAATAGTCGGCGTAGGGGAGGGGGTGACTCGCTGGAAACGTGGCGACCGCGTGATCCCTACCTTTTTCCAGAACTGGCTGGCGGGCGGTATTACAAGGGAAGCACCCGCCTCTGCGCTGGGAGGTGCCCGGGACGGTGTGCTGGCCGAGTATGCCCTGTTCGAGGAAGAGGGGCTGGTCGAATTGCCGACCCATCTCTCGTTCGAAGAGGGGGCGACGCTCCCCTGCGCGGCGTTGACCGCCTGGAATTGCCTCTACAGCGGAAATTTAACCTGCGGCAATACGGTACTGGTAATGGGCAGTGGAGGGGTCTCCTGCTTTGCTCTGCAGTTCGCCAGGTCGGCCGGGGCCCGGGTAATCGCCACCAGCGGCAGCGATGCCAAGGCAGAGCGATTGAAGGCGCTGGGTGCCAGTGACGTAATCAATTACCATGATCCGGATTGGGAGAAACAGGTAACGGCTCTGACCGCAGGCGAAGGGGTCGACATCGTGGTTGAGGTTGGAGGGGCCGGGACTCTGGCCCGGTCCATCCGGGCCACCCGCATTGGGGGGCATATCAGCCTGATCGGTGTGCTGGCTGGTCAACAGGGGGAGGTCAATCCGTTGCCGGCAGTTATGAAGGGCATCCTGATCGCCGGCATTTACGTCGGTTCGCGTGAAATGTTTCAAGCCATGAACCGTTCGATTGTGTTGCACCGTCTCCATCCGGTTATCGATCGGGTCTTCCCCTTCGATGAGGCCAGGGATGCTCTGCGACATCTGCAGAGCGGCAGCCATATGGGCAAAGTGGTCATTTCCATACCGTAA
- a CDS encoding ABC transporter ATP-binding protein — MQHGGSIYAEEIMGKAYDRRILARFSQYLKPYRLPIAVVVLILPLVAACRLAQPWLIKQAIDNHITTGRLQGLETIAALFTVMLLAESLLSYLEIYLLQSVGQRVMADMRGTLYRYVMGLPASWFDHTPVGSVVTRLTSDVEVLGEMFAAGIIMIIGDILLLIGIVSVMLYMNLKLSLVTFSVLPLLFYIAWAFRRKMRQSFREVRARLGQLNAYLAESIGGMSIIQSFNRQRSEERKFSDLNASYRDANMPVIFWDASLYALVEAISSVAVALIIWYGGGEITRGLLTFGVLVAFVQYIEKFFGPIRDLSAKYSVMQGAMAALERIFALLDVKTGDQGPWTGDRETEGADMVAGGQGPDAKEAEMEHLSALPFRSPVPGTWSPPLIEFRDVSFAYRGSEKALEHFSLSVRRGERVALVGESGGGKTTITRLLTRLYEIDGGSILIDGSDARNMPASDLRRRIGIVLQDPCLFAGSVAFNICLGDPRASSRVKFAADAVGAGNFIERLPAGYDEQIRERGSNLSVGEKQLISFARAVAFDPEILVLDEATASIDTASEQMIRSGLAGLMQGRTSLIIAHRLSTIRDADRIVVVKNGRKQEEGTHQELMQKKGIYYRLHQFQFNGI; from the coding sequence ATGCAGCATGGTGGCAGCATCTACGCAGAAGAAATCATGGGAAAAGCCTATGACAGGCGCATCCTGGCCCGTTTCTCACAGTACCTTAAGCCCTATCGCCTCCCGATCGCCGTCGTGGTCCTGATCCTGCCGCTGGTTGCGGCCTGCCGGCTGGCGCAGCCGTGGCTTATCAAGCAGGCCATCGACAACCATATCACCACCGGCAGGCTCCAGGGGCTGGAAACGATTGCCGCCCTTTTCACGGTAATGCTTCTGGCCGAATCCCTGCTATCCTATCTGGAGATCTACCTGCTGCAGTCGGTCGGACAGCGTGTCATGGCCGACATGCGGGGCACCCTGTACCGATACGTCATGGGGCTGCCCGCCTCATGGTTCGACCATACCCCGGTCGGCAGCGTCGTTACCCGCCTTACCAGCGATGTAGAGGTTCTGGGCGAGATGTTCGCCGCGGGGATCATCATGATTATCGGGGACATCCTGCTGCTGATCGGGATCGTCTCGGTCATGTTGTACATGAACCTGAAACTGTCGCTGGTCACCTTCTCGGTCCTGCCCCTGCTCTTTTACATCGCCTGGGCCTTCCGCCGCAAGATGCGCCAGTCATTCCGCGAGGTGCGGGCCCGCCTGGGGCAACTCAATGCATATCTGGCAGAGAGTATTGGCGGCATGTCGATCATCCAGAGCTTCAACCGGCAACGTTCCGAGGAGCGGAAGTTCAGCGACCTGAACGCCTCCTACCGGGATGCGAACATGCCGGTGATCTTCTGGGATGCCTCGCTCTATGCCCTGGTAGAAGCCATCTCGTCGGTGGCGGTGGCGCTGATCATCTGGTACGGGGGTGGGGAAATCACCCGCGGTCTGCTGACCTTCGGGGTGCTGGTGGCCTTTGTACAGTATATCGAAAAGTTCTTTGGACCGATCCGCGATCTGTCCGCCAAATACTCGGTCATGCAGGGCGCCATGGCCGCTCTGGAGCGCATCTTCGCGCTGCTGGACGTGAAAACCGGGGACCAGGGACCATGGACCGGGGACCGGGAAACCGAAGGTGCGGACATGGTAGCTGGCGGTCAGGGTCCGGATGCCAAAGAAGCGGAGATGGAGCATCTCTCAGCGTTGCCCTTCCGGTCCCCGGTCCCTGGTACCTGGTCCCCGCCTCTGATCGAGTTCAGGGATGTCTCCTTTGCCTACCGCGGCAGCGAAAAAGCGCTGGAGCATTTCAGCCTGTCGGTCCGGCGGGGCGAACGGGTGGCCCTGGTCGGCGAAAGCGGTGGTGGCAAGACCACCATCACACGGCTGTTGACCCGTCTATACGAGATCGACGGGGGAAGCATCCTCATCGATGGCAGTGATGCGCGTAACATGCCGGCATCCGACCTGCGCCGACGCATAGGCATCGTGCTGCAGGATCCCTGCCTTTTCGCCGGCAGCGTTGCCTTCAACATCTGTCTTGGCGATCCCCGGGCCAGTTCCCGGGTGAAGTTCGCAGCCGATGCAGTAGGGGCCGGCAATTTCATCGAACGGCTGCCGGCCGGCTATGACGAACAGATCAGGGAGCGTGGCAGCAATTTATCGGTCGGAGAGAAACAGCTGATCTCATTTGCCAGGGCAGTGGCATTCGACCCCGAGATACTGGTACTGGACGAGGCCACCGCCAGCATCGACACCGCCTCGGAGCAGATGATCAGGAGCGGCCTGGCCGGATTGATGCAAGGACGCACCTCGCTGATCATCGCACACCGGCTCTCTACGATCCGGGACGCCGATCGGATCGTGGTCGTGAAAAACGGCCGCAAGCAGGAGGAAGGCACCCACCAGGAGCTGATGCAGAAAAAAGGGATCTACTACCGGCTCCACCAATTCCAGTTCAACGGCATCTGA
- a CDS encoding YqeG family HAD IIIA-type phosphatase has protein sequence MMPGAHILAGFSLGLRHRRELSRLLRTTPRNSAVLTLDPATLKANGITTLALDFDGVLSPHGCAEPLPAVCEWLSRCIAAFGEERIFILSNKPTEERRRWFAEHFPLMRFISGVRKKPFPDGLLKIGEAAGVSLAEVLMVDDRLLTGCLGAIHAGAQPGYIRSPYISLGERPFVESFFMLLRFGERCIVRLLRPF, from the coding sequence ATGATGCCGGGAGCGCACATACTGGCGGGATTTTCCCTCGGTCTCCGTCATCGCCGCGAGTTGAGCCGCCTGCTACGGACTACGCCGCGCAACAGCGCGGTCCTGACATTGGATCCCGCAACCCTGAAAGCCAACGGCATCACCACGCTCGCGCTGGATTTCGACGGCGTTCTGTCGCCGCACGGCTGCGCCGAGCCGCTTCCCGCAGTCTGTGAGTGGCTGTCGCGCTGTATTGCCGCTTTCGGTGAAGAGCGCATCTTCATTCTCTCCAATAAGCCGACGGAAGAGCGGCGCCGCTGGTTTGCGGAACACTTCCCCCTGATGCGGTTCATCAGCGGCGTGCGCAAGAAGCCTTTTCCGGATGGGCTGCTGAAGATCGGAGAGGCAGCAGGGGTTTCCCTGGCCGAGGTGCTGATGGTCGACGACCGGCTCCTGACCGGCTGCCTGGGCGCCATCCATGCCGGCGCACAGCCGGGCTACATCCGCAGCCCGTACATTTCCCTCGGAGAACGCCCGTTCGTAGAATCGTTCTTCATGCTGCTGCGGTTCGGGGAGCGGTGCATTGTAAGGCTCCTCAGACCCTTCTGA